Proteins encoded by one window of Quadrisphaera setariae:
- a CDS encoding DUF58 domain-containing protein, which produces MREQPAWRWTAAPATAVGLGVVLAAAGLALGRPDVALLGAPLLVTAALGWQRPVPGEAGTDVEVDVDPPSSAGAGTGSRTVAYRVALHVPPGAGSALVRLALVGGRTRQVLVGPRTGELRGSVELLGVSGPQEVVRASVGLLAPDAGLVAGPVGESSAERVLAPAYAPATDLPLPPGLRGLSGVHDSSRPGQGGDFRDIGPFAPGDRLRRIDWRATARRSRTAGEITDLYVRRSLATSDAVAVVVVDSRDDVGEVVAQWGTNRVDRRGVSSLHLARQAASAIAAGTVRRGDRVAFCDLLAGGRSTPVGAGDRHLRRVLAAVATTRATGVLAGVRRLPPVPPSALVYVLSTFLDDVAGGAARTWRSRGHRVVAVDVLPAPRLGGSTAAQRLAHQVVALEREDRLEDLRAVGVEVVTWAGTAGAAGRRSQLRALSRRRLR; this is translated from the coding sequence GTGAGGGAGCAGCCCGCCTGGCGGTGGACGGCGGCCCCGGCCACCGCCGTCGGCCTGGGCGTGGTGCTGGCCGCCGCAGGCCTGGCGCTGGGCCGTCCCGACGTCGCCCTGCTCGGAGCGCCGCTGCTCGTGACGGCGGCCCTCGGCTGGCAGCGCCCGGTGCCGGGCGAGGCCGGGACGGACGTCGAGGTGGACGTCGACCCGCCCTCGAGCGCAGGAGCCGGCACCGGCAGCCGCACCGTCGCCTACCGGGTCGCGCTGCACGTGCCCCCGGGCGCCGGGTCCGCCCTCGTGCGCCTGGCGCTGGTGGGCGGGCGCACGCGGCAGGTCCTCGTGGGTCCTCGCACCGGCGAGCTGCGGGGGAGCGTGGAGCTGCTCGGGGTGTCCGGCCCGCAGGAGGTGGTGCGGGCCTCGGTGGGGCTGCTCGCCCCCGACGCCGGCCTCGTCGCCGGGCCGGTGGGGGAGTCGAGCGCCGAGCGCGTCCTCGCGCCCGCGTACGCGCCCGCCACCGACCTGCCGCTGCCCCCGGGGCTGCGGGGCCTGTCGGGCGTGCACGACTCCTCCCGCCCCGGCCAGGGCGGCGACTTCCGCGACATCGGCCCCTTCGCCCCCGGTGACCGGCTGCGCCGCATCGACTGGAGGGCCACCGCGCGGCGCTCGCGCACCGCCGGGGAGATCACCGACCTCTACGTGCGGCGGAGCCTGGCGACCTCGGACGCGGTCGCCGTCGTCGTCGTCGACAGCCGCGACGACGTGGGGGAGGTGGTCGCGCAGTGGGGCACCAACCGCGTCGACCGGCGCGGGGTGAGCTCCCTGCACCTGGCGCGGCAGGCGGCGAGCGCCATCGCCGCGGGCACCGTGCGCCGCGGAGACCGGGTGGCGTTCTGCGACCTGCTCGCCGGCGGCCGCTCCACCCCCGTCGGCGCCGGCGACCGCCACCTGCGCCGGGTGCTCGCCGCCGTCGCCACCACCCGCGCCACCGGGGTGCTCGCGGGGGTGCGGCGGCTGCCGCCCGTGCCGCCGTCAGCGCTGGTGTACGTGCTGTCGACCTTCCTCGACGACGTCGCGGGCGGTGCGGCGCGCACGTGGCGCAGCCGCGGGCACCGCGTGGTGGCCGTCGACGTGCTGCCGGCGCCCCGGCTGGGCGGCAGCACCGCGGCGCAGCGGCTGGCCCACCAGGTGGTGGCGCTCGAGCGCGAGGACCGCCTGGAGGACCTGCGCGCGGTCGGCGTGGAGGTGGTCACCTGGGCGGGGACGGCGGGCGCCGCGGGCCGACGGTCCCAGCTGCGCGCGCTGTCACGGCGGCGGCTGCGGTGA
- a CDS encoding AAA family ATPase — protein sequence MSEQQLEVADVAALSREVLERVGRVVVGMDDALELALAALLAGGHVLFEDVPGLGKTLAARSLAAALGLDFRRLQCTPDLLPADITGSSVYDPAERSFAFQPGPVFTSLLLADEINRTPPKTQSALLEAMAEGQVTVEGRSHPLPRPFRVVATSNPVEHEGTYALPEAQLDRFMVRLAVGYPDRAQEQRILLNRVARQQEATHVDPVLDGERVLAVQAAVEAVHVDPDVAGYCVDLAAATRAHPSVQVGASPRGSQALLLVSRALAVLAGRAYVQPEDVKRAAVPVLAHRLVLTTDAWAAGIETTEVVRAVVATVAGPATAGAAAAQPA from the coding sequence GTGAGCGAGCAGCAGCTGGAGGTCGCCGACGTCGCGGCGCTCTCGCGGGAGGTCCTCGAGCGGGTCGGCCGCGTGGTGGTGGGGATGGACGACGCCCTCGAGCTGGCGCTGGCCGCGCTCCTCGCCGGCGGGCACGTGCTCTTCGAGGACGTGCCCGGCCTGGGCAAGACCCTCGCCGCGCGCAGCCTCGCCGCGGCGCTGGGGCTGGACTTCCGCCGGCTGCAGTGCACGCCGGACCTGCTGCCGGCCGACATCACCGGGTCCTCCGTCTACGACCCGGCCGAGCGCAGCTTCGCGTTCCAGCCCGGGCCGGTGTTCACCAGCCTGCTGCTGGCCGACGAGATCAACCGCACCCCGCCCAAGACCCAGTCGGCGCTGCTGGAGGCGATGGCCGAGGGGCAGGTCACGGTGGAGGGCCGCAGCCACCCGCTCCCGCGGCCGTTCCGGGTGGTCGCCACGTCCAACCCCGTCGAGCACGAGGGCACCTACGCGCTGCCCGAGGCGCAGCTGGACAGGTTCATGGTCCGCCTGGCGGTCGGCTACCCCGACCGCGCGCAGGAGCAGCGGATCCTCCTCAACCGCGTCGCCCGCCAGCAGGAGGCCACGCACGTGGACCCCGTGCTCGACGGGGAGCGGGTCCTGGCGGTGCAGGCGGCGGTGGAGGCCGTGCACGTGGACCCCGACGTCGCCGGCTACTGCGTGGACCTCGCCGCTGCCACCCGCGCCCACCCGTCGGTGCAGGTGGGCGCCAGCCCGCGCGGCTCGCAGGCGCTCCTGCTGGTCTCCCGCGCGCTGGCCGTGCTCGCCGGGCGCGCCTACGTGCAGCCCGAGGACGTCAAGCGCGCCGCCGTGCCCGTCCTGGCCCACCGCCTCGTGCTCACCACCGACGCCTGGGCCGCAGGCATCGAGACCACCGAGGTGGTCCGCGCCGTGGTCGCCACGGTCGCCGGACCCGCCACCGCGGGTGCCGCCGCGGCGCAGCCGGCGTGA